From Proteiniborus sp. MB09-C3, the proteins below share one genomic window:
- a CDS encoding ABC transporter substrate-binding protein, translating into MKKLLALVLSLVLVFGLIACNNSPKTTTDDVAGNEGSQHESPDTKGEEATIATEITNPVEIEFWHAMSGASGEALQKLTDDFNATHDNITVKLVNQGGYRDLFDKLMGAAKANQLPAITQIYSNRLSWYVSKGLVEDLNPYMENEKIGLTKTEIEDFPKLFLDDGIWDGKQYAMPFNKSQMVLYYNVDMLKEAGVEVPTTWEEWKEAARKLTVDEDGNGEPEIYGLVLANNLSTDIAPWVKQAGGEIISEEKDKVNFDTPETKEAVEFLNSMIQEKIARLAGEDKNANVPLQQGRAAMCVASTSSIPYIEKDSIEGLNWFAAPLPGHKSNDQLFYGTNVAVFNTLSPEEKLAAWEYTKFLTSAESTAFFSQQTGYLPVRKSVQELDDYKKFLEEKPVKAISFPSMEIGFQGARNIGEINALDVLGEELDLVFSNEKSIDDALKAAQERGERAMQEARNN; encoded by the coding sequence ATGAAAAAGCTTTTAGCATTAGTATTGTCATTAGTATTAGTATTTGGACTTATAGCATGTAATAATAGTCCAAAGACTACAACAGATGATGTAGCAGGAAATGAAGGTAGCCAACATGAAAGTCCAGACACAAAAGGAGAAGAAGCAACAATTGCAACTGAAATTACTAATCCAGTAGAAATTGAGTTTTGGCATGCAATGAGTGGGGCAAGTGGAGAAGCTCTTCAAAAACTAACAGATGATTTTAATGCAACTCATGATAACATAACTGTTAAATTAGTAAATCAAGGTGGATATAGAGATTTATTTGATAAATTAATGGGTGCAGCAAAAGCAAATCAGCTACCTGCAATTACTCAAATATATTCAAATAGACTATCCTGGTATGTATCTAAAGGCTTAGTAGAAGATTTAAACCCATATATGGAAAATGAAAAAATTGGATTGACAAAGACAGAAATAGAAGATTTTCCAAAATTGTTTTTAGATGATGGTATTTGGGATGGTAAACAATATGCTATGCCATTTAATAAAAGTCAAATGGTGCTTTATTATAACGTAGATATGCTTAAAGAAGCAGGTGTAGAAGTACCTACAACATGGGAAGAATGGAAAGAAGCAGCTAGAAAATTAACTGTAGATGAAGATGGGAATGGTGAACCAGAAATATATGGATTAGTTTTAGCAAACAATCTTTCAACAGATATAGCACCTTGGGTTAAACAAGCAGGTGGAGAAATAATCAGTGAAGAAAAAGACAAGGTTAATTTTGACACTCCAGAAACTAAGGAAGCTGTGGAATTTTTAAATAGCATGATACAAGAAAAGATTGCAAGATTAGCTGGAGAGGATAAAAATGCTAATGTTCCACTACAACAAGGCAGAGCAGCTATGTGTGTAGCTTCAACATCATCAATTCCATATATAGAAAAGGACTCTATAGAAGGTTTAAATTGGTTTGCAGCTCCACTTCCAGGTCATAAATCAAATGATCAATTATTTTATGGGACAAATGTAGCGGTATTTAATACTCTATCACCAGAAGAAAAATTAGCTGCATGGGAGTATACAAAATTCCTTACAAGTGCAGAAAGCACAGCATTCTTCTCACAACAAACAGGGTATCTACCTGTTAGAAAATCTGTTCAAGAATTAGATGACTACAAAAAATTCTTAGAAGAAAAGCCAGTTAAGGCTATTTCATTTCCAAGCATGGAAATTGGCTTCCAAGGGGCAAGAAATATTGGAGAAATAAATGCACTTGACGTATTAGGTGAAGAATTAGATCTAGTGTTCAGCAATGAAAAATCAATTGACGATGCATTGAAGGCTGCTCAAGAAAGAGGAGAAAGAGCAATGCAAGAGGCTAGAAATAACTAA
- a CDS encoding carbohydrate ABC transporter permease — protein sequence MRKRILHKTIIYLFLLIGAIFILLPFAWMISTSLKPSNEVLIMPPKWIPSKLVWENYKIAFRSAPFKRYFINSIFVAAMVTIGELITTILAAFAFSRIKFKGRDILFSILIATMMVPSEVLIIPNFVTLSKLGWIDSYKALIIPWCASIYAIFLLRQYFLGIPEQLYYSAKIDGCSDIKFLWLIMVPLAKPALITLAILKIIGSWNSFMWPLIVTNSEHMRTLPVALSAFSSEAGTDYNILMAAATMNIIPVFIIYLILQKHIVAGVSRTGIKG from the coding sequence ATGAGAAAAAGAATTTTGCATAAAACAATTATATATTTGTTTTTACTAATAGGTGCAATCTTTATACTTTTGCCTTTTGCATGGATGATTTCTACATCCCTTAAGCCATCTAATGAGGTATTGATAATGCCTCCAAAATGGATACCATCAAAACTAGTGTGGGAAAACTATAAAATTGCTTTTAGATCTGCTCCTTTTAAAAGGTACTTTATAAATAGCATATTTGTAGCTGCTATGGTTACCATTGGTGAGTTAATTACAACTATATTAGCTGCATTTGCCTTTTCTAGGATTAAGTTTAAAGGCAGAGACATATTGTTTTCAATACTAATAGCAACTATGATGGTGCCTAGTGAGGTTTTGATTATTCCAAACTTTGTAACCCTTAGTAAGCTTGGATGGATAGATTCTTATAAGGCATTAATAATTCCTTGGTGTGCAAGTATATATGCAATATTTTTACTCAGACAATATTTTCTTGGAATACCTGAGCAGTTATATTATTCTGCCAAGATAGATGGATGCTCTGATATAAAATTTTTATGGCTAATAATGGTTCCCTTGGCTAAACCAGCCCTCATAACTCTAGCTATACTTAAAATTATAGGCAGCTGGAATTCATTTATGTGGCCTTTAATAGTTACAAATTCAGAGCATATGCGAACATTACCTGTAGCCTTATCTGCATTTTCCTCTGAGGCAGGAACAGATTATAATATTTTGATGGCAGCTGCTACGATGAACATAATTCCAGTATTTATTATTTACTTAATTCTCCAGAAACATATTGTTGCAGGAGTATCACGGACAGGTATAAAAGGATAA
- a CDS encoding sugar ABC transporter permease, translated as MKKPAIIQKISNIKEVKAFIYLLPALLIITVFQIYPIVKSLAMSFYTDFDYLTDEVYRRGLDNFQYVLTDPDFYLALKNTFIFVLGAVPLSIIVSLGFALLLNSNIKLKNFFRSVYFIPFITSTVAVSIVWRWMFNKEFGMVNSILMIFGVEKINWLTNPKMTIPMLVLLNVWKGMGYKIIIFLAGLQNIDERYYLAAKIDGASIWRRFTSVTVPLLSPTLFFVSITSVIGSFKIFDEVFVLYDKQTGPLKSGLTIVYYIFNKFNRYWQFSIASAAAFVLFIIILVFTLIQLRVGQKKTNY; from the coding sequence ATGAAAAAACCAGCAATTATACAAAAAATCTCAAATATAAAAGAAGTTAAAGCTTTTATATATCTGCTTCCAGCACTGTTAATTATAACAGTATTTCAAATATATCCTATAGTAAAATCTCTTGCAATGAGCTTTTATACTGACTTTGATTATCTTACAGATGAAGTCTATAGGAGGGGATTAGATAATTTTCAATATGTATTAACAGACCCAGACTTTTATCTAGCACTTAAGAATACATTTATATTTGTCTTAGGGGCAGTGCCATTATCCATAATCGTATCTCTAGGATTTGCATTACTCCTTAATTCAAACATAAAGCTAAAGAATTTTTTTAGAAGTGTATATTTTATTCCCTTTATTACATCTACAGTTGCTGTTTCAATAGTATGGCGCTGGATGTTTAACAAAGAATTTGGAATGGTAAACTCAATACTTATGATTTTTGGTGTAGAAAAAATAAACTGGCTGACAAACCCTAAGATGACTATACCAATGCTGGTTTTACTGAATGTCTGGAAGGGTATGGGATATAAAATAATTATCTTTTTAGCGGGACTTCAGAACATAGATGAAAGATATTACCTAGCAGCTAAAATTGATGGTGCATCTATATGGAGGAGATTTACTTCTGTAACAGTACCGTTACTTTCTCCAACACTATTTTTTGTATCAATAACCTCAGTAATTGGTTCATTTAAGATTTTTGATGAAGTATTTGTTCTATATGATAAGCAAACGGGCCCTCTTAAAAGTGGACTTACTATTGTATATTATATATTCAATAAGTTTAACAGGTATTGGCAGTTTTCAATAGCATCAGCGGCAGCCTTTGTATTGTTTATAATTATTTTAGTGTTTACTTTAATTCAGCTCAGGGTAGGACAGAAGAAAACCAATTATTGA
- a CDS encoding ABC transporter ATP-binding protein has translation MEIRLEKLSKKFDTVGAVKNLSITIDDGELVSILGPSGCGKSTTLFLIAGLHKLSSGNIFFGNIKVNDIEAEDREIGMVFQSYALYPHMTVLKNIMFPLKMKKVPKKEAEVQAKEIAKLMHIDELLNRKPSQLSGGQQQRVAIARALVKKPKILLLDEPLSNLDARLRIELRDEIRRIQKQVGITTIFVTHDQEEAMSISDKILLMKDGECQQFATPKEMYMNPANEFVARFLGNPPINLLKGNYIDDTNSVQIQDANVILDIGKYTSNLNKSNAQVTIGIRPEDLFIAEKAYSFIGSIVSLQTLGKEIYVKTKVGKWELVMVTPWDLDLKIGDSIALGIKKLHIF, from the coding sequence TTGGAAATAAGATTAGAAAAATTATCAAAGAAATTTGATACAGTAGGGGCAGTAAAAAATCTTAGCATAACTATTGATGATGGTGAGTTAGTTTCAATATTAGGGCCTAGTGGCTGCGGTAAAAGTACAACACTTTTTTTAATAGCGGGGCTTCATAAATTGTCCTCAGGGAATATTTTTTTTGGAAACATAAAAGTAAATGACATAGAGGCAGAGGATAGAGAAATTGGAATGGTATTTCAAAGCTATGCTCTATATCCTCATATGACAGTATTAAAGAACATAATGTTTCCATTAAAGATGAAAAAGGTTCCCAAGAAAGAGGCAGAAGTACAAGCAAAGGAAATTGCAAAACTGATGCATATAGATGAGCTGTTAAATCGTAAACCCTCTCAATTATCAGGGGGACAGCAGCAAAGGGTAGCCATAGCAAGAGCTTTAGTAAAAAAACCTAAGATATTACTTTTGGACGAGCCCTTATCTAACTTAGATGCCAGATTGAGGATTGAGCTTAGGGATGAAATAAGACGAATTCAAAAACAGGTTGGGATTACAACAATTTTTGTTACTCATGATCAAGAAGAGGCAATGAGTATATCGGATAAAATTCTTTTGATGAAGGATGGGGAGTGTCAACAATTTGCTACTCCTAAAGAAATGTATATGAATCCTGCAAATGAGTTTGTTGCTAGATTTCTAGGAAATCCTCCTATAAACCTGTTAAAAGGAAATTATATAGATGACACCAATTCTGTACAAATACAGGATGCAAATGTGATACTAGATATAGGTAAATATACATCAAATCTAAATAAAAGCAATGCGCAAGTAACTATAGGTATACGGCCAGAGGATTTATTCATAGCGGAAAAAGCTTATTCCTTTATTGGAAGCATAGTAAGTCTGCAAACCCTTGGAAAAGAAATATATGTAAAGACAAAAGTAGGAAAATGGGAGCTTGTTATGGTAACTCCTTGGGACCTAGATTTAAAAATCGGAGACAGTATAGCTTTAGGAATAAAGAAGCTGCATATTTTCTAA
- a CDS encoding SAM-dependent methyltransferase yields MENTIQDIIQGEKLIYAVLSNLKKKNEVDFNKVSIKPVLIREEKKFQFTFEYEKKVIHKNLESLEAIQEINRLLNEYFRQAMFFTTEADYQILISKKGKATILKKNPTKENVDLSHNRKKAYIIEDGIPCDFLIRLGVMNENGKVFSKKYDKFRQINRFIEMVADVMPRIKTNKTLNIVDFGCGKSYLTFALYHYLINILNLNVNIIGLDLKHDVINFCNEVAKDLDYNRLKFIHGDIKDFRGYDNVDMVVTLHACDTATDAALVKAVNWEAQAILSVPCCQHELLDTIHNPLMIPMERHGIIKEKLSSLVTDSIRANILEILGYSVQLMEFIDMEHTPKNILIRAIKTDNLNRDAVKQYLDFKEFWGIEELYIEKELGEKLKRHLNL; encoded by the coding sequence ATGGAAAATACAATTCAAGATATAATACAAGGTGAAAAGCTTATTTATGCAGTGCTGAGCAATTTGAAAAAGAAAAATGAAGTTGATTTTAATAAGGTTAGTATTAAGCCAGTGTTAATAAGAGAAGAAAAGAAATTTCAATTTACTTTTGAGTATGAAAAAAAGGTTATTCATAAAAATTTAGAATCACTAGAAGCTATTCAAGAAATAAATAGATTATTAAACGAATATTTTAGACAGGCTATGTTTTTTACAACAGAGGCAGATTATCAAATTCTAATTAGCAAAAAGGGTAAAGCCACAATACTAAAAAAGAATCCAACAAAAGAGAATGTAGACTTAAGCCATAACAGAAAAAAGGCCTATATTATTGAAGATGGTATACCCTGTGATTTTCTTATAAGACTAGGTGTAATGAATGAAAATGGAAAGGTTTTTTCAAAAAAGTATGACAAGTTTAGGCAAATTAATAGATTTATAGAAATGGTTGCAGATGTCATGCCAAGGATAAAGACGAATAAAACCTTGAATATTGTAGATTTTGGATGTGGAAAATCATATTTGACTTTTGCTTTATACCATTATCTTATAAATATATTAAATTTAAATGTAAATATAATAGGATTAGATTTAAAGCACGATGTTATCAATTTTTGCAACGAAGTAGCTAAAGACCTTGACTATAATAGGCTAAAATTTATACATGGTGACATAAAGGATTTTAGAGGATATGATAATGTAGACATGGTAGTGACGCTTCACGCCTGTGACACAGCCACTGATGCTGCATTGGTCAAGGCAGTAAATTGGGAAGCTCAAGCAATACTTTCAGTACCATGCTGTCAGCATGAACTCCTTGATACTATTCATAATCCTTTAATGATTCCAATGGAAAGGCACGGAATTATAAAAGAAAAGCTATCATCCTTAGTAACAGACAGTATTAGAGCAAATATTTTAGAGATATTAGGCTACTCTGTACAACTAATGGAATTTATAGATATGGAGCATACTCCCAAAAATATACTCATAAGAGCTATAAAAACTGATAATTTAAACAGAGATGCTGTAAAACAATATCTAGACTTCAAAGAGTTCTGGGGTATAGAAGAACTTTATATAGAAAAGGAATTGGGAGAGAAGCTAAAAAGACATCTAAACTTATAA
- a CDS encoding DUF1294 domain-containing protein — MTVTSFLSNFSDMEIGFAVYRIVISIISFIVIGIDKSKAKKGDWRVREATLIILALLGGAIGVLIGMVFFNHKTKKQKFYIGVPAIYILNRIMTTIITVYLNNLPMKP, encoded by the coding sequence ATGACAGTAACTAGCTTTTTAAGTAATTTTTCAGATATGGAGATTGGATTTGCAGTATATAGAATTGTAATTAGTATTATCTCATTTATAGTAATAGGAATAGATAAGTCAAAAGCTAAAAAAGGAGACTGGAGAGTAAGAGAGGCTACTCTAATCATACTAGCTCTTCTTGGGGGAGCTATTGGAGTATTAATTGGAATGGTGTTTTTTAATCATAAAACTAAAAAGCAAAAGTTCTATATTGGTGTCCCTGCCATTTACATATTAAATAGAATAATGACTACAATAATAACAGTATATCTAAACAACTTGCCAATGAAGCCTTAA
- a CDS encoding CCA tRNA nucleotidyltransferase has protein sequence MRITYPKEVDIIFKELRSSGYSRYIVGGCVRDILLGKEPSDWDICTDAKPEDIQEIFKEYSTIPTGLKHGTITVVVNNKNFEITTFRTDKDYIDNRRPREVEFTKDIYEDLKRRDFTINALAYNELVGLIDCFNGQRDLDEKIIRTVGNPNERFNEDALRIIRGVRFSAQLGFDIEAGTALAMTNNRELLKNISNERIREEFLKIIMTEKPSEGIRRLVSLKLMEYIVPELIECIGFEQNNSNHDKDVFNHIMEVLDNTEKDITLRLAALLHDIGKPQCFTVDENGKGHFYGHHKISAEKAEEILTRLKFDNKTIDSVRLLVNEHMSRYDFLREKSYKKFINKVGIDNLDRLFRLQIADIKGSAPPHDFTNIENLKKECTRIINQKEPITLRDLDINGYDIMNLGINQGKEIGDILNYLLEVILESPELNKKELLAGLAKQKIQQIDFQQKESEDNDSN, from the coding sequence ATGAGAATAACATATCCAAAAGAAGTAGACATCATATTTAAAGAACTGAGAAGCAGCGGATATTCTAGATATATAGTTGGGGGATGTGTAAGAGATATCCTGCTAGGTAAAGAGCCATCTGATTGGGATATATGTACAGATGCAAAACCTGAGGATATACAAGAAATATTTAAAGAATATAGTACAATACCCACAGGATTGAAGCATGGCACCATAACTGTAGTAGTGAATAATAAAAACTTTGAGATTACAACCTTTAGAACGGATAAAGATTATATTGATAATAGAAGGCCTAGAGAAGTAGAATTTACCAAGGATATATATGAAGATTTAAAGAGAAGAGATTTTACAATCAATGCTCTTGCCTACAATGAACTTGTTGGATTAATTGATTGTTTTAATGGACAAAGAGATTTAGATGAAAAAATAATAAGGACTGTAGGCAATCCTAATGAACGATTTAACGAAGATGCATTAAGGATTATAAGAGGTGTTAGATTTTCCGCGCAGCTAGGCTTTGATATTGAAGCAGGTACTGCATTAGCAATGACAAATAATAGAGAGCTTCTTAAAAATATAAGTAATGAGAGAATTAGAGAAGAATTTTTAAAGATAATTATGACAGAAAAACCATCAGAAGGGATACGAAGGTTAGTTTCACTTAAACTGATGGAGTATATAGTGCCAGAGCTTATAGAATGTATAGGCTTTGAACAAAACAATTCTAACCATGATAAGGATGTATTTAATCATATTATGGAGGTTTTAGATAATACGGAGAAGGATATAACCCTAAGACTTGCAGCACTTCTCCATGATATAGGAAAGCCTCAATGTTTTACAGTAGATGAAAATGGTAAGGGACATTTTTATGGGCATCATAAAATAAGTGCTGAAAAAGCAGAGGAAATATTGACTAGACTTAAATTTGATAATAAAACCATAGACAGTGTAAGGCTTTTAGTTAATGAACATATGTCTAGGTATGATTTTTTAAGAGAAAAAAGCTATAAAAAGTTTATCAATAAGGTTGGTATAGATAATCTAGATAGACTTTTTAGACTCCAAATTGCAGACATTAAAGGCTCAGCACCACCTCATGACTTTACAAATATTGAAAACCTAAAAAAAGAATGCACAAGAATAATCAATCAAAAAGAGCCTATAACCTTAAGAGATTTAGATATTAATGGATACGATATAATGAATTTAGGAATAAATCAGGGCAAAGAAATAGGAGATATACTAAATTACTTATTAGAGGTTATATTAGAGAGCCCTGAGTTGAACAAAAAAGAATTATTGGCAGGACTAGCCAAACAGAAAATACAGCAAATAGATTTTCAGCAAAAGGAGAGTGAGGATAATGACAGTAACTAG
- a CDS encoding alkaline phosphatase family protein codes for MIRINKDRHLLFYYILSLFFMEFILRISIVKNFFSSGLIFTLLFTISMAALLFIICSSFSDKINYILSSVFLGILAFIFSSQLIYYKFFRTFYTAYSLGNGSQVLEFWRDILILIFRNVLWIILFFAPVILIIVLGQKLFCFRKIEKSYKFSLMYFTIFLHIMSLEAIYINGTDENSAYDLYFNSNYPVLSVEKLGLVTTVRLDFQRLISGWSPSLKASATELTYSSSEKSACLTYEKDPTLAEFPTPIAESDKKLVGEEKIEYNIIDIDFELLMSKEENKAIKDMHEYFKNEQPTKKNEYTGKYKGYNLILITAEGFSHYAVNKDVTPTLYKLVNEGYNFTNFYNPIWGVSTSDGEYVACTGLIPKSGVWSFYHSGKNHMPFVMGNQLKKLDYKTVAYHNHTYTYYKRDVSHPNMGYDYKGVGNGLDVKKTWPESDLEMMEKTIPEYISNQPFHAYYMTVSGHMQYNFFGNYISSKNKEYVKDLPYFEEGKAYIAAQIELDRALEYLLSQLEEAGIADKTLIVLSADHYPYGLKDDEIDNLAGHEVEKNFELYKSAFILYTKGMKPVIIDRPCSSLDIIPTISNLLGLEYDSRLLMGKDIFSDSEPLVIFSNRSFITDKGNYNSLTKEFTPVDGIEIEEGYVKSISSIVRNKFYYSAKILETDYYGKVFEK; via the coding sequence ATGATTAGAATAAATAAAGATAGGCATCTATTATTTTATTATATATTATCATTATTTTTCATGGAATTCATATTGAGAATATCGATAGTAAAAAACTTTTTTTCTTCTGGGCTAATATTTACTTTATTATTTACTATTTCTATGGCAGCCCTGCTTTTTATTATATGCAGCTCATTTAGTGATAAAATTAATTACATATTATCTTCAGTATTTCTTGGAATTTTAGCGTTTATTTTTTCTTCACAATTGATATATTACAAATTTTTTAGAACCTTTTATACTGCTTATTCACTTGGAAATGGGTCCCAGGTTCTCGAATTCTGGAGAGACATTTTAATTCTCATATTCCGAAATGTTCTATGGATTATTCTATTTTTTGCTCCCGTTATATTAATTATAGTTTTAGGACAGAAATTGTTTTGTTTTAGAAAAATTGAAAAATCCTATAAATTCTCCTTGATGTATTTTACCATTTTCTTGCATATTATGAGCTTAGAAGCTATTTATATTAATGGAACTGATGAAAACTCTGCCTATGATTTATATTTTAACAGCAATTATCCTGTCCTTTCAGTAGAAAAGCTCGGACTAGTCACAACAGTGAGGCTTGATTTCCAAAGATTGATTTCAGGATGGTCTCCTTCTTTAAAAGCCTCAGCAACAGAACTAACGTATTCTTCTAGTGAGAAATCTGCTTGTCTCACATATGAAAAAGACCCTACTTTAGCTGAATTTCCCACTCCAATAGCTGAATCTGATAAAAAATTAGTCGGAGAAGAAAAAATTGAATACAATATTATAGATATAGACTTTGAACTTCTAATGTCAAAGGAAGAAAACAAAGCTATTAAAGATATGCATGAGTATTTTAAGAATGAGCAGCCTACAAAGAAAAACGAATATACAGGAAAATACAAAGGATATAATCTTATTCTGATTACAGCAGAAGGTTTCTCACATTATGCCGTAAATAAAGATGTAACTCCAACTCTATACAAACTAGTTAATGAAGGCTATAATTTCACCAACTTCTATAATCCCATATGGGGAGTAAGCACCTCCGATGGTGAATATGTGGCATGCACTGGACTCATTCCTAAAAGTGGTGTGTGGAGCTTTTATCATTCAGGGAAAAATCATATGCCATTTGTAATGGGAAATCAGTTGAAAAAGCTTGACTATAAGACAGTTGCTTATCATAATCATACATATACTTATTATAAAAGGGATGTTTCTCACCCTAATATGGGCTATGATTATAAAGGAGTAGGAAATGGTCTTGACGTGAAAAAAACATGGCCTGAATCTGACCTTGAAATGATGGAAAAAACTATACCTGAATATATTAGCAATCAGCCCTTTCATGCCTATTACATGACTGTAAGCGGTCATATGCAATACAACTTTTTCGGAAATTATATTTCTTCAAAAAATAAGGAGTACGTAAAAGACTTGCCTTATTTTGAAGAAGGCAAGGCATATATTGCAGCTCAGATAGAGCTTGATAGAGCTCTAGAATATTTACTGAGTCAGCTTGAAGAGGCTGGTATTGCAGATAAGACTCTCATTGTCTTGAGTGCAGATCATTATCCATATGGCCTTAAGGACGATGAAATAGATAATCTTGCAGGCCATGAAGTCGAAAAAAATTTTGAATTATATAAGAGTGCCTTTATTCTATATACAAAGGGTATGAAACCTGTTATTATAGATAGGCCTTGCTCAAGTCTTGATATTATCCCAACTATTTCTAATTTATTGGGACTTGAATATGATTCAAGACTCCTTATGGGAAAGGATATTTTCTCTGATTCAGAGCCTTTAGTTATTTTCTCAAATAGAAGCTTTATTACTGACAAGGGGAATTATAATTCTCTGACAAAAGAATTTACTCCAGTTGATGGCATAGAAATTGAAGAAGGATATGTGAAAAGTATTTCTTCTATAGTAAGAAACAAGTTTTATTACTCTGCTAAAATACTTGAAACTGATTATTATGGAAAGGTGTTTGAAAAATAA